The Paenibacillus amylolyticus genome contains the following window.
ATTAACCTCTACTCCAACCCTTGAACAACTTACTTACAAAAATATCCTTTCAGATAACATGCTCGCTTCACAACGGAGCACGTTCTACATTGTATCATAAGTCAAAAATGGGGTGTATACGACGATATACCTGTGTCTAAAGCCTTCTATCATGCCCGTCTTAATTACCAACGCAACACAAAAACACTGTCATCCATATGGACAACAGTGTTCGTGCAGCGTGACTATTTAATGCCTTTAGCCTTCTCCATATGCTCTGACCGAATCTGAGGATCGGTCGAGTTCACCGATGCTAACAGGGCGTGAATCGCCTGAATATCCTTCTCTTGAAATACGGTCTCGGGAACTTCAGTCTCAAGTCGTTCCGTCTTGCGCTGAATCGTCTCCACCAATTCATGGTCGTAGATGATGAGCTCATCCGAATTCACATACCTTACAGCAGGATCAACACTGATCCGGCAACGGTTTGTGAAGGTCACCATGGAGACGAGTCGTACTCTTTTGTAATCGCCGAGGTGTGCATGGATGGCTTCCACATGTGCACGATGCTGCATGAGCGGGTTGTACATTTTGACCCGGCTGCTGCTGACCGACCAATTGGCCTCTCTTCTTCCGCCGCGGATCTCACCTGTCGTCAGATTGCGGGTTTCGATCACGAAGATTGCCCGAGGACCGATGACAACATGATCAATCTGCGAATAACCGGAGCGCGACTTCGGATTGGTAACGAGCAAGTCATTCAGCACTTTGTATTCACTCGGGAGACCCATCAGCTGATCTGCTGTACTAGGCTCCTCCGGCTGGCGTGTCCAATCCCCTTCCGCTTTTTTCTTGCGCTTACTGCGTACCATACGCGGAGGAATGGTTGTCGTCGAAGGTAAAGCTGAAGCGGAGGCTGTAATCTGGTTCGCAAGCTCTGGCTGTGTCTTGAACAGAGACAGGATTTTTTTGAACATGGGCAAGCTCCGTTCTATTATAGTGTGGGTTACGGGTGAGCATTACAGGAGGAATAACATCCTTTGACACATTCATTATGTAAACATCTATTACTTATGTCGGATAAAGAGGGGTTAAAATAAAGGGGGCGCGGCCAAAATCTCTCCAATATGCAAAGTACATATGAACATTTAACCAATTCCGTGACTTTAGACGCAGAAAGAAGCCGTAAAATAGAAAAAAACAGCGCAACCTTTCCTGAATCGAAAAAGAATGCGCTGCTGTTCTCTTGGTTATTAAGCCTGAAGATAATAGGTGTAGAGCACCTGTGTACCTTTCTCTTCCAGACCATGATTCGCTATTTCCTGATACAGGGATTCGGCCAGAGCGAGCCCAGGCGTTTTCATGCCCATCGCTTTTGCAGACTCCAGTGCAATACCCATGTCTTTGATAAAATGTTTCACATAGAATCCAGGCTCATAATCGCCTGCGATCATGCGCGGACCGAGATTGCTGAGCGACCAGCTCCCGGCTGCACCGGTAGCAATGCTCTTCAGCACGGTCTCCGCGTCCAGACCAGACGTCTTGGCATAAGCGAGTGCTTCGCATACGCCCATCATGCCCGAGGCAATGGCAATCTGGTTGCACATTTTGGTATGCTGTCCGGCTCCCGCCTTACCTTGCAGCACAATGTTGCTGCCCATCTGCTCGAACAGCGGACGCACGGCTTCAAAGGCCTCCGAACTGCCGCCAACCATAATGGACAGCTTGGCATTCTGCGCTCCGATATCGCCGCCCGATACAGGCGCGTCCAGTGCATGCAGTCCTTTGGCTTCCGCAGCTTCATAGATTCGTGCCGCCAGTAGCGGACTGGATGTGGTCATATCAATCAGATATGACCCCGGTTTGGCATTGGCCACGAGACCATCCTCCCCGAGATAAATCTCCTCGACATCCTTCGGATACCCCACCATGGTGATGATGACATCACACGCGGCAGCCAGTTTGCCTGGTGTATCATGCCATACGGCACCTTCTTTTACCAACGTCTCCGCCTTGGCGGCAGTTCGTGTGTACACATGCAGCGGATATCCCGCTTGCTGGATGTGCCCAGCCATGCTTTTACCCATCACGCCTGTACCGATAAAGCCAACTTTCGTCTCTCCAGGTGCCTTCGTTGTATTTGTCATCGCAGGTTTCCTCCCTATTTTCCCTATTTCTCTAGGCTTCGTTCAGTGCTTGTCTTCGACATTGCTATATCTGTATGTTATAGCTTTCGCACGTCGCCGTCCATCCTTTGTCTCCAAATCTAACGGACTGACATTCGGTACTGGTTCGGGACATCTGAAGAAAACGTTGAAAGGCTCTGTTTAAGTTACGTTCGGAATAGCCTACCTTTTCCGCAATTTCCGTAATGGTACAATCGGTGTCCTTTAGCAATTGCTTTGCTTTTTGCACTTTCATATTCATCAGATATTCGATAAACGATACTCCCATCTCCTTCTTGAAAAGCCTGCTTAAGTAGGATGGGCTAACATTCACCAGTTCCGCACAATCCGAAAGGGATTGAACACCTTCCGGCTGAAGGTTAAGATGCTCGCATACACGCTGCACAATATGACGGGATGAATGTGTACGGAGATCTTCACTGATCTCTATGCACAGCGGAAACAACACACCGATAAACCAATCGTGCATCTCTCGTGATGTCTGATTTTCCTGCAACTGATCGAATAGATTGCCACCAAGCCGTTCAAGCATGCCCGGTCCCTTGGTTTCCATG
Protein-coding sequences here:
- a CDS encoding nuclease-related domain-containing protein, which produces MFKKILSLFKTQPELANQITASASALPSTTTIPPRMVRSKRKKKAEGDWTRQPEEPSTADQLMGLPSEYKVLNDLLVTNPKSRSGYSQIDHVVIGPRAIFVIETRNLTTGEIRGGRREANWSVSSSRVKMYNPLMQHRAHVEAIHAHLGDYKRVRLVSMVTFTNRCRISVDPAVRYVNSDELIIYDHELVETIQRKTERLETEVPETVFQEKDIQAIHALLASVNSTDPQIRSEHMEKAKGIK
- a CDS encoding NAD(P)-dependent oxidoreductase: MTNTTKAPGETKVGFIGTGVMGKSMAGHIQQAGYPLHVYTRTAAKAETLVKEGAVWHDTPGKLAAACDVIITMVGYPKDVEEIYLGEDGLVANAKPGSYLIDMTTSSPLLAARIYEAAEAKGLHALDAPVSGGDIGAQNAKLSIMVGGSSEAFEAVRPLFEQMGSNIVLQGKAGAGQHTKMCNQIAIASGMMGVCEALAYAKTSGLDAETVLKSIATGAAGSWSLSNLGPRMIAGDYEPGFYVKHFIKDMGIALESAKAMGMKTPGLALAESLYQEIANHGLEEKGTQVLYTYYLQA